In Capsicum annuum cultivar UCD-10X-F1 chromosome 8, UCD10Xv1.1, whole genome shotgun sequence, the genomic window agagctaattatgtatctttcaatggatgtatcgagagctaattatgtatctcaacagacccAAAATCGAGATTTATTAATGCAAAATGTcagaattttctgtaattaagctctAAATTGTCGGGTTTTATGTTGTTTGTGCAACATAATAATTCCATAAATTTTTGCTTGTCCTTGGCAAAAGAATGTGGGCTTTTACTCGTTGTAGGGCTCTGAATTTGGGCCTGGCAAAAATTGTAAATTGAACTCTGTTGATTGTGTggcttcttcttctattgttgagTACTGGGCTTTTATTATATAGGGCTCTGAACATGTAATAACGAGCCCAAAGGCAAAACTTATGTATTGTGGGCCAGCAATGGGCTCACTGCTTCCTATTGGGGCCCAAGTCCAGTACATCCATAATCTTAAGCTGGGCCAACCTGTAGTATGTAGTGCAGATTAGAGACATCAGATTCAGCTGTCTGTTGGTAGAATCCACCTTTTTTTCCTTTGTCAATTGCACAAATAACCACTTTTCAACCTCGAAAAATAGTCATTATCATGAAATTTCACTTGTAAGAGTTGAAGCTAAAGGTTGGGAAAGTTGGTAGCTCGCGCTATTACATGGTAGAATAATACACCTAACAGTGTGGTGAAATGATCCTCTTTTACCAATTAGATATCTCGAATTTGAACTAGGAAAATAGAGTTTCCTACGGTATTAGAGCGTTTTATTATCCATACGTGCCTTCGTTGTGCGAGTGTGAATCATTCTTTGTGGCAGTAAATTTGGAATAATGAATActtaataagaaaaattaatgacATTTTTAGTTTGGTATAAGAGAATCAGAACAATTCTTATAGAAATTGTTGTTTAATGGGTGATTGTTGGTGTGACACGACAACTATGCCATGAGCGTGGGATTTTCTAAATTTCGAAAAGCAAAAAAGGAAGGGACaatgaaattaaaataagaaaaagttttcttCAGCTTTTACAAAAGTAATTTAGCATATTAAGAcctaataattacataaaatgagAATCTTTTTTTAGATCCCCAGAAAATTTTTTCACAGGTCCATATGGTACacaaaaaagtgagaaaaagagCACAAAAGGAGAATAGGACCCAAAACCCAGCTAATTTTACCACTCTCACGTCAGAGTTTGAACCTTTAATTTGCCTTTTGATCTGCCCAACTCcctttaactttttctttgtGCTCCTTCTTGTTGTTTTTTTAAATCATAGTATTATTAGTTTGTTAGTTTGTGGGTAGGTCAATTAATTTCACTAGATAATACATCTTACTAATAAACCCTTTCGGAAAAATATGGAATTGCGGCATGCAGCAAGAGATGCTTCAGCACATTTCGTTCTTGCTCAGCTGCTCTTAATTTATTATGAGAGAGAGTTGCTACACGTCTGTTCTTGCTAGTCAAATGATTGTCTGCTAGAAAATATAGAGGAGGTATCAGGTAACTGCCAAACATGTTTGGATAAATAAGAAgaaattatttagtatttttgCCTCTACAGTTGATGAAATTCTAATTTTCAACTCACTACGTTAACTACTAGGTTACACCTACAGCCCATATCTTTCTTTTCTAACTTTTACTAACCCCACCACTGAAAAGAAGCCCAATGATAGCATTTTTCTACTTTATTATTTATACCATGAGGTCTATTGTTAGGTTCTCTAGTACACAATCTTGTAAACTTTTGTTGTTAATGATGCTAATTTTGTTTGAGTTGTACTGAAGCTTATCATGAATGAGAAGATAAACAAAACGTAGACCTGTCATTTCACAAGTTGTTAGGTTTACTTCCTTGCATCTCACAAGCTATATGATTCAAGTTGTTTGCTCTGCATATACTACTACATACCTGTATTTTCACACGGTGGGGTCTAGGGAGGTTAGAGTTTACGCAATTCATACCATTATctcagaggtgaggtagagaAGTTATTTACTATGGACTTATTGATTGTTATATACTAAAAATACGGCTTAAGTGGGAGGACGTTACACTAAACACGTGTTGTTAATCAACCTAAAAACATGGTCAATACACTGTTGGAGCCAATCAGATTAAAATGTGAGAACAAAAACATTTTGTAGCTTACTTTGTCATTGCATATTAACTCAAATCCGTTAGATTTGGTCATATCCAAGAAAATAATTCGCCTTGATACAAGTGATCGGTTGTAACATAAGTATTGCATCTACATATTATGTACAATTCCAATagactaaaataatatatattttctgCCTAATATATTCCCttgtttttctatatatatatttacacctTCTAACTCACAACAGAAAGAATGCTTCTTTTTCATAACCAAGACATGATTATAAACAACCAAAATCTCTAATTTGCTTCTATCTTCTTGTCAAATTACAGCATATATAGGAAGTAGCAAAAGGTTTAAAATATTACAGAAATGATGAAGGAATTCGAGTATAAAGAGCTTGAAAAAGCCACAGAGAACTTCTCACAATCAAGACTCATTGGTAAAGGAAGCCATGGATGTGTATACAAAGGCATGTTAGAAGAAGATGGTAAGATCATAGCAATAAAGAAACAATCATTGGGACTTCAAAAAATAGAAGACAACTCCAAGCTCGAGAACGAAGTAAGTGTTCTATCGTCTTTGCCTGAAAACTCTTTCATCGTTAACTTTCTTGGAACGAGTCGTCATGACGGCTCGTCCAAGAACGAAACTTTTCTCATCATGGAGTACTTACCAAATGGCACCCTTTACCAAATGCTTCATGCACAAAATAATATCCTTCCTAATTGGCCTAAACGTGCCCAAATAGCCATTCAAGTTGCTAAAGCGATCCAATTTCTTCACCAAGCTAAGCCTTCATCAATTGTTCATAGAGATATAAAGTCTGCCAATATTTTGTTTGATTCAAATTGGAATCCTAAGTTGGCTGATCTTGGACTTGCCCTAAGGATGAAAAATGATTGTGAAAATCATGACGATGATGACTCACCAAGTCATCGTTCGATTCGACCAGCTGGCACGATTGGCTACCTTGATCCTGCTTACACCAAACCAAGCAAATTAAGCACCAAAAACGACGTCTTTAGTTTTGGAGTACTGCTCTTGGAGATTATGTCATCAAGAAAGGCTATCGATGTTTCGAAATCCCCAGTTTCTATAGTTGATTGGGCAACAAAATTGATTGAAGAGGGACGTGCGTTGGAAATTTGTGACAAAAGAATGCATGTGCCATGGTACATGGAGGCCACGATAAAGAACATGTTGAGCATAGCCACACGTTGTGTCTCTCCAAAGAAAATAAGTAGACCatcaattgaagaagttgtgaTGGAAATGGAGAATGTGATAATTGAGCCAATTAGGTTTCCTTTATGGAATATATTAAGAGGCCTAACACTTttgagaaggaaaagaaaaagatgcaGAAACCATTGTAGTATTATTACTACAAATAGTGTTACCAAGACTTGTGCACAACATGAAAGGAAGTTGTTGCTTAGGGAAATATTGGCTGATAAAGTCACAGAGTAGATGGGTTCAATTTTTGGGTTTTCATCGTTGAATGCACTGTACGTTTGATGttttttttgcaattttactAATTTTAAGCCTAAAACATATGCTTTGTACAAAAATTAGCTCGTTATGTCGAATCTTGTAAGAGAGTTGCCACATTCATTTAtgttattgaatgatgatgaggATAATTTTAGTTAGTGATTGttgttttgattatgattataATGCGTTTATTGAAGCAGAACAAGTCCAATACTCCATTCCTGATTTATGGGATTTAGTTTTGATCGAAACCGGACCGGACCGGACTGGACCGAGTCATCAATAAGTGAATGACTCGTTGAGTGGATTACAACTCGAAGCAGTTAATGATGAGGCTTTTCAGGGGCATGCATTGCCAAACACAAGACTCCCAAAAGTAGGTAGAAATGGGACTGTTTATCAAAGATATATTGTAATTTAGAAATGACGTGTAATTCTTTGGTGATGTTACACTTCTACCAATGGCTTTTTAGTGTCAAATATTTAAGAAATTCTCCAACATTTACATTGGGAGAATGTTTTGACCAGAATGTTTTGTAGTTTGATTTTGCAGCTCACGTTTCTGAAACATTTGTATTTGTTGTACTATTTCCTTATTCTTAACTACTCCCAGCTACCTCTTTTAACAGATTAACGTTTCATTAACattcttatttgttttcttaacTCAAGATTCTCTAACATATAACATCATACAAGAGATGGATTTAAGagttttcaattaatttttctttatagaCAAATTTTCTTCGTTATTCAGTACGACACATCCTGAACTTCTGATCATGTAATGTCTTGTTTCTTtagtacaattttttttcttcatgtcaATGACTAGTCATATCGTGCTGTCGAGTCGAGTCTGTGTTTATTTACtttgttttccttttcttatgattttttatttttaaaaacgtTTTATTAGTTTGGACTTGGGGGATTTGGATAATCCTAATTCCTGTATTCCATTTGACAAACTTTTTCTAATAAGAAAGAGTACTTTATTCTTGagcttgtatttatattattgtcTAGGAAGATTTTTGTGATCTTTCAATTTGTAAACAATATGATCCATATGTGGAAAGGAGATAAAGGAATATCAACTTTGATGAATAAAGTAGTAGTACAAGTTTTTCTGCGTTTAAACAAACATGATACCCTTATCTCACTTTAATATATTAATAaaccataatttatttatataaaagaagTTATAATATTGTTACTTTAATATATTAATAAactatgatttatttatttctttattataaaaGAAGATATAATATTGTTAAATGATACCCTTTGTCTGGTCATCATCATTCCTCTACATCGATTTAGGCTTTAGCAGCCAAGTTGACAACGATGGGTTGGAGTAGGGGTAAGGAGGAAGGAAGGAAGTAAGGTTGAATTGGAGTTTCTTTTTGAAACATTTTCATGGGAGAATattaataatagaataaaaatattgtGGAATTATTAGATTGAAATGCACAAGAGATTCGAATATTTAGATCAACAAGTCAAGTCCTCTGGGTTATGCATTTGGAGAATTGAGCAGCGATATAATTGCATAGAGCACTTATGGAACATTTGGGCAGTTTCAGTCTGTCTTATGTCATGGCATACAGCAAATCTTCATTGCATTTAGTACACGGCTTTTAAGAGCGTTGAATCCAACTAAAGTTGAGGATTTAGGTTCTAAtccatggatggttttacttgagtTATCAAAGcaagcataaaaaaaaaagatagaagatGAGAGAAAAACTTGATTCTAGGGAAGGCAGACATCAGGATTATAACTTAAAGGAGTATTAGATGATATGCCCCTGCTGGGAACACAAAATTGCAAGTACACAACGATAACTTGTTTGAAATCTCAAATACTCAACACTAATGCAAGTACAGATAAATAACAAAAGATAGCCTCAGGGGATCTTTAGCTCCATAATCCTAAGCTGCATCACCAACTTCCATCTAATGAGATTTCACGTACTCTTGGACGATATGGAGACCCTCAGTTTCCTCACCATAATCCTGAAGAACAATCAGAAATTCATTAAGATAAAAGAATTTCTAGCTTGGTAACTTATCATCAAGTAATGGTTATGCAAATCCAAAAGGGGATATATAGGATGTACCTTCACTACAACACAGCCACAACCAACAACCTTCCTTGCTTTCCCTTCAGAATCAATCTTGCACAGCTGTAAACGAAGAAAGATCACAGTCGATGAGTAAACTGATTTTGACTTACATCATGCACTTCAACAAAAACAGAAGCAGCaaaacatttaaagaagtcaacAAAGTTGGTAATATGCAGAATCTTCCTGCGCCAACATAAAGTAAAGCCTGCAACCACTTCATTCTGAGGATTATTTATCAAAATCCCTTGCTACCCTTTCCCCTCCTAAAAGAAGCAAGGATAACTAGAACAAACACGCAGTCCAATTTCATTTTCACAAAGAAAGCAGCTAACCGGGAAACATTAAATTCGAGTCATAGCTTAACAACCATATATGAGCTACTTACACCAGCCCATTCGCCGAGAGTTTTTGCATTGGGAACTGTAATCAAACTGACATTGTGATCAGCACAAAGTGCTTTCACCAGTTTGACATAATCAGGCTGGTCACAGTCCTCTGCCAGCACACATAGCTGTGCAGCATGCTTCTCAATGACCTTTGCACCTTCATGGAGTCCTCGAGCAAGACCTCCATGAGCTTTAGACTTCCTAAGCACCAGCTGCAGAGCAGTCATGATATCCATGGGCTCTCCAAGTGCTGGAGCAGGAGTCTCGGCAACAGGAACAGCAACAGCAGCATCCTCTCTACAGGTATACAAATGTCAGCCGAATTAAATCTCACATCAAAGGTTCAAGATAGGCACAGATCATAACCAGACTGACAAAGCAAGAAATAATCATCCACAGCCATGTTACAAAGGTATACAAGACAATTACACAGGAAAAACAAACATGACCAACACAAAAGGTTGACATTAGAGCAGGATGAAGGTAGGAAATCCAAagcaaatattaaatttattattttctgaTGAAGCAAATAATAAACTTAATCTACACACACAACTTTTTACGATAGATCTTATCTACATCCAAATCCCACTAACAATATCCACTGATATCACGATTAAGTGGTCAACCAATCGGATAAAATATTAGTCTTTTTCATGGTTAGCCTGTTTAGTATTTGTTTTCTGGATTTTTATTACTACAGCAAGGGCAAAGGTCCAAATTTGTTCTGAATTAAACGTGAAACGGTTCAGAGTTACATCTAAACTATGTGAACCATCAAGGTAATATTTATAGGCAAATTCGAATCACTTCATATAATTTAGGGgcaaatttgaaaattttctgtctaaggtcttgaaattcTAACAATAAACAAACAGTGATAAAACTGCTAACAAAGATGCAATACACGGCTGAAATAAAGAAGACAAAACTGAGCTAGGCTACTAAATTTCATTATGCTTCAAGCAACTGACTTAGCAAATGCCTACTAATTAGTTTTCTTAGAATCCATTAAAATAACAACACATCAGTTTTATTGCATGGAATGTTCCAGTTAATCTACAGAGACAATTCATCACAGTTCTAGATTACTAGCTATAAACAGCCAAGTAAACCAATTTTAAACAAGAGATCTTACAGCACGGCGACACTTACCCAGAcatgttttcttttcttggtaAATGTTAAAACCCACAACAGAAACCCAGCGACCTGTTATTTCCAAAATGTCGAACACGAAACTCAGTCAGGTAAATAGAATCAATAACAGACTCCATAAACCCTCATACTAAATATATCGTGTCAACTCatccaatatccaaaaaaaaaaaacccaaatattcattcttttttattttacaataGTGTAACAAGATTCATTAAACTTCCCATATActaaataaaatagcaaattcaTGTGTATCTGACCTTTCAAGAATCTACAGACGAAGCAATTTGCTTTTGAGAGGCTGCAGTAATGGCGAAGGGGGCGTTAGGGAAGAAGAACAAGTGTAtaaaggttatatatatatatatataagaggatCAAAAACGGCAACCCTAAAGTGAGCATTCTCCTGTACCTCCTTTGGGCTATTATAAATTGGGCCCAAAAAACTATTTATACCGATTTTGTTTGCTTTGTTTTTTCATTataaatacatgtatatatatttaattaacata contains:
- the LOC107879873 gene encoding serine/threonine-protein kinase-like protein At5g23170; translation: MMKEFEYKELEKATENFSQSRLIGKGSHGCVYKGMLEEDGKIIAIKKQSLGLQKIEDNSKLENEVSVLSSLPENSFIVNFLGTSRHDGSSKNETFLIMEYLPNGTLYQMLHAQNNILPNWPKRAQIAIQVAKAIQFLHQAKPSSIVHRDIKSANILFDSNWNPKLADLGLALRMKNDCENHDDDDSPSHRSIRPAGTIGYLDPAYTKPSKLSTKNDVFSFGVLLLEIMSSRKAIDVSKSPVSIVDWATKLIEEGRALEICDKRMHVPWYMEATIKNMLSIATRCVSPKKISRPSIEEVVMEMENVIIEPIRFPLWNILRGLTLLRRKRKRCRNHCSIITTNSVTKTCAQHERKLLLREILADKVTE
- the LOC107839897 gene encoding 40S ribosomal protein S12, yielding MSGEDAAVAVPVAETPAPALGEPMDIMTALQLVLRKSKAHGGLARGLHEGAKVIEKHAAQLCVLAEDCDQPDYVKLVKALCADHNVSLITVPNAKTLGEWAGLCKIDSEGKARKVVGCGCVVVKDYGEETEGLHIVQEYVKSH